A single genomic interval of Spirosoma linguale DSM 74 harbors:
- a CDS encoding TonB-dependent receptor (PFAM: TonB-dependent receptor; TonB-dependent receptor plug~KEGG: ccs:CCNA_00858 TonB-dependent receptor), translating to MKTILPILFLSLFALSTSFGQVLTRGTVTGQVGTVAGKPLEFTTMMLLKAKDSTLVKGAISDAEGKYAFENVGAGNYRVAAQQIGYSKTYSAPFSINEANPAAELPALAMADETKSLTEVKVIAQKPFIEQQVDRTVMNVENSIVASGNTALEVLEKAPGVTIDRQNDQIQLKGKAGVIVYIDGKQTYLSQQEVSNLLKNTPSDNIASIEIITNPGSKYDAAGNSGIINIKMKKNKNFGTNGTFIVGTGYGWVNNLQGARDDLPKFNTSLNLNHREGKLNVFGNYSYVNRESAQTNEINRAIPYNGKITYFDQYSFRPNQFTGHSYKAGLDYYINKKSTVGVLLNGFSNDWRSGGQNNTLISDENRRLTSRPTTKTDARQFMSNVTGNVNYKYDFDGKGREWTVDADYVHYGGKNNNNLSTVYYNADNSLTRPNQDVRNNMPSEINIMAFKTDYVHPLKNGGKVEAGLKSSFVDADNNTIYDTLQQETKQWLFDASRSNQFKYNENINAAYVNYAGKFGKLKVQTGLRAEHTHSTGTSVTLNQTVDRNYLNLFPTVFLSRQLDTNNVLNMSYSRRIDRPDYQNLNPFVFYLDPYTYQQGNPFLRPQYTNSVELTHVYKGAISTTLGFSRTTDFINQETPRQIAAQNITYVTPENLGHLDNLNLNVSFPVSVAKWWRMQNNVNTYYQNYQTFYSGTPYQVKLVAFNLYTSNNFTLSKTLSAEVSGWFNSASQYGFYRAQPMGGFSIGVQKKVMEGKGNIKLNVNDPFWLNQFRGRAMVQDIDFRVGSRWESRQIRLTFTYRFGNQNVKGARDRNSATSAEQNRVKAGN from the coding sequence ATGAAAACGATTTTACCAATACTCTTTTTAAGCCTATTTGCTCTATCAACATCATTTGGGCAAGTATTAACACGGGGAACAGTAACCGGGCAAGTGGGTACTGTAGCAGGTAAGCCACTTGAGTTTACCACCATGATGCTCCTGAAAGCAAAAGATTCTACACTGGTAAAAGGGGCCATCAGTGATGCCGAAGGAAAATACGCCTTTGAAAATGTAGGTGCCGGAAACTACCGGGTGGCTGCCCAGCAGATCGGTTATAGCAAAACGTATAGCGCACCGTTCTCCATAAATGAAGCAAATCCAGCCGCCGAACTGCCAGCCCTGGCTATGGCCGATGAAACGAAAAGCCTGACCGAAGTGAAAGTCATTGCCCAAAAGCCATTCATCGAGCAGCAGGTCGACCGAACCGTCATGAATGTAGAGAACAGCATTGTCGCCAGCGGCAACACGGCGCTGGAGGTTCTCGAAAAAGCCCCCGGTGTCACCATCGACCGGCAGAACGACCAGATTCAGCTGAAGGGTAAAGCCGGGGTGATCGTTTACATCGACGGCAAACAGACCTATCTCTCGCAGCAGGAAGTATCGAACCTGTTGAAAAATACACCCAGCGACAACATTGCGTCAATTGAAATTATTACCAATCCTGGCTCTAAGTACGACGCTGCGGGTAATTCGGGGATCATCAACATCAAGATGAAGAAGAATAAGAATTTCGGTACCAACGGTACGTTTATCGTCGGTACGGGCTACGGCTGGGTGAACAATTTGCAGGGAGCCCGCGACGATCTGCCGAAATTCAACACCTCCCTGAACCTCAATCACCGCGAGGGTAAATTGAATGTATTTGGCAACTACAGCTACGTGAACCGGGAAAGTGCCCAAACCAACGAAATCAACCGGGCTATTCCGTACAACGGTAAGATCACGTATTTCGATCAGTATTCCTTCCGGCCAAATCAGTTTACGGGTCATTCGTACAAAGCCGGGCTGGACTATTATATCAACAAGAAAAGTACTGTGGGTGTGTTGCTCAACGGTTTCTCGAACGACTGGCGGTCGGGTGGGCAGAATAATACGCTTATCAGCGATGAAAATCGCCGGTTAACCAGCCGACCCACGACCAAGACAGATGCTCGTCAGTTTATGTCGAACGTAACCGGCAACGTCAACTATAAGTACGATTTTGATGGCAAAGGCCGCGAGTGGACCGTCGATGCCGACTACGTTCATTACGGTGGAAAAAATAATAACAACCTAAGCACGGTTTACTACAACGCGGATAATTCGCTGACCCGCCCCAACCAGGATGTACGTAATAATATGCCATCTGAGATCAACATCATGGCGTTCAAGACGGATTATGTACACCCGCTGAAAAATGGCGGCAAAGTAGAAGCCGGGTTGAAAAGCAGCTTTGTCGATGCAGACAATAATACCATCTACGATACACTACAGCAGGAAACAAAACAGTGGCTGTTCGATGCCAGTCGGTCCAATCAGTTCAAATACAACGAGAATATAAACGCGGCTTACGTTAATTATGCCGGTAAATTCGGGAAGCTAAAAGTACAGACGGGGCTTCGTGCGGAGCATACGCACTCAACGGGCACGTCGGTCACGCTTAACCAGACGGTGGATCGCAACTACCTCAACCTGTTCCCAACGGTATTCCTATCTCGTCAACTGGATACGAATAACGTGCTGAATATGTCGTACAGCCGCCGGATCGACCGTCCTGACTACCAGAACCTGAATCCGTTCGTGTTTTATCTGGACCCCTACACCTATCAGCAGGGTAATCCGTTCCTGCGGCCACAGTACACCAATTCGGTTGAGCTGACGCACGTATATAAAGGTGCGATTTCAACGACACTCGGTTTCAGCCGCACTACGGATTTCATCAACCAGGAAACGCCCCGCCAGATTGCCGCTCAGAACATCACCTACGTAACACCCGAAAACCTGGGTCATCTGGACAACCTGAATTTGAATGTCAGTTTCCCCGTGTCGGTTGCCAAATGGTGGCGGATGCAGAACAACGTGAACACGTATTATCAGAACTACCAGACTTTTTATTCCGGGACACCGTATCAGGTGAAGCTGGTGGCCTTCAATCTGTACACATCAAACAACTTTACCCTGAGCAAAACCCTGTCGGCCGAAGTATCGGGCTGGTTTAATTCAGCATCGCAGTACGGTTTCTACCGGGCTCAGCCAATGGGCGGGTTTAGTATTGGGGTGCAGAAAAAAGTAATGGAAGGCAAAGGAAATATCAAGCTGAACGTTAACGACCCTTTCTGGCTGAATCAGTTCCGGGGACGGGCAATGGTTCAGGATATCGATTTCCGGGTTGGATCGCGCTGGGAGAGCCGCCAGATCAGACTTACGTTCACCTACCGCTTTGGTAACCAGAACGTAAAAGGAGCCCGCGACCGGAATTCAGCCACATCGGCCGAGCAAAACCGGGTAAAAGCAGGAAACTAG
- a CDS encoding two component transcriptional regulator, LytTR family (PFAM: LytTr DNA-binding region; response regulator receiver~SMART: response regulator receiver~KEGG: hypothetical protein), with translation MRCLIVDDEPLAHAILSDYIRKVPFLELVGATTSPIDALTQVQRGEVDMVFLDIQMPELTGMQFLKLVERAVGESKCRVILTTAYSTYALEGYEHNVVDYLLKPISFERFYKAVQKVFPPIKAEKPDIPPTIALPANTLTTAQAEPAAKDFIFVKTEYRLQRVDLNEILYCEGLKDYVSIYTPTDRILTLQTMKSLDEKLPANQFTRVHKSYIVALNRIESIERNRIFIKKAVIPIGDTYRDGFYKLIDG, from the coding sequence ATGCGCTGCCTGATTGTTGACGATGAGCCCCTCGCCCACGCTATTCTGAGCGACTACATTCGCAAAGTACCTTTTCTCGAACTGGTAGGCGCAACAACCAGCCCCATCGATGCCCTTACGCAAGTGCAACGGGGCGAAGTTGACATGGTTTTTCTGGATATTCAGATGCCGGAGCTTACGGGTATGCAGTTTCTGAAACTGGTGGAGCGGGCAGTCGGTGAAAGCAAGTGCCGGGTAATTCTGACAACGGCTTACTCGACTTATGCGCTGGAAGGCTACGAGCATAATGTTGTCGACTACCTGCTCAAACCCATTTCTTTCGAGCGGTTCTACAAGGCCGTCCAAAAAGTATTTCCACCAATTAAGGCGGAGAAGCCTGACATACCCCCGACAATTGCTCTACCTGCAAACACCCTTACCACAGCACAAGCTGAACCCGCTGCGAAAGATTTCATTTTCGTCAAGACCGAATATCGATTGCAACGTGTCGACCTGAACGAGATTCTGTATTGCGAGGGGCTGAAAGATTACGTATCCATTTATACGCCAACGGATCGGATTCTGACCCTGCAAACAATGAAGAGTCTGGACGAAAAACTCCCCGCCAATCAATTTACCCGCGTCCACAAATCATACATCGTTGCCCTCAACCGCATCGAATCCATTGAACGAAACCGCATTTTCATTAAAAAGGCAGTCATACCCATCGGCGACACCTACCGGGATGGTTTTTATAAATTGATTGACGGGTAA
- a CDS encoding efflux transporter, RND family, MFP subunit (TIGRFAM: efflux transporter, RND family, MFP subunit~KEGG: glo:Glov_0537 efflux transporter, RND family, MFP subunit), producing MYWVIPSPTVLHKTSMHSSINLRYSLRVAVLATSVLVGAVGCQSGSSSEENKSTPNLNEQASAKDTSEKEAPGGPVMVELSQAQYDMAAIQLGQPALRPLSTTLKVNGSLDVPAQNLVSVSVPVGGYIRQIQLEPGMRIRKGQTLVVLENPEFVQLQQDYLDTKAKLEYADLEFARQQELSRDNVNALKVFQQVRANRQSLQAQLAGMAQRLTILRINPATLTPERMTRTISVPAPVSGYVTDVPTNNGRFVNPSDVLVQITNVDHLHVRLSIFEKDISRIHSGQMVRFGMGGDATLEHQGTIFLIGKSIAADRTISVLAHPEGDASHYIPGGYITAQVDVKTQPLPALPETAVIGFGGKSYVYVLDRKDAKAALYHFRQVEIKTGVRENGYIAVTLPVDLDPAKTPIVIKGGYGLLAKLNNSEEE from the coding sequence ATGTACTGGGTAATCCCTAGCCCCACCGTTCTTCACAAGACCTCTATGCATTCGTCTATAAACTTACGTTATTCCCTCCGTGTGGCCGTTTTAGCAACCAGTGTTCTGGTTGGGGCTGTTGGCTGCCAGTCCGGTAGTTCGTCGGAAGAAAACAAATCCACGCCTAATCTCAACGAACAGGCGTCTGCCAAAGACACAAGCGAAAAAGAAGCCCCCGGCGGGCCGGTGATGGTGGAATTGAGCCAGGCTCAGTACGACATGGCGGCTATCCAGTTGGGGCAACCAGCTCTCCGGCCATTGAGTACCACTCTGAAAGTAAATGGATCGCTCGATGTACCTGCCCAAAACCTTGTGTCGGTATCTGTGCCGGTGGGTGGGTACATTCGCCAGATTCAGCTTGAACCGGGTATGCGTATCCGAAAAGGGCAGACGCTCGTGGTACTCGAAAATCCTGAATTCGTTCAGCTTCAGCAGGATTATCTCGATACAAAAGCCAAACTGGAATACGCCGATCTGGAGTTTGCCCGTCAGCAGGAGCTGAGCCGGGATAATGTCAACGCATTGAAAGTTTTCCAGCAGGTGCGGGCTAATCGGCAGAGTTTACAGGCGCAGTTGGCGGGCATGGCGCAGCGGTTAACCATCCTTCGCATAAATCCCGCTACGCTTACTCCCGAACGAATGACCCGCACTATCAGCGTACCCGCTCCTGTGTCGGGTTATGTTACGGATGTGCCCACAAACAATGGCCGGTTCGTGAATCCGTCCGACGTGCTGGTGCAGATCACGAACGTAGATCACCTGCATGTTCGCCTGAGTATTTTCGAGAAAGATATCAGCCGTATTCATTCGGGTCAAATGGTTCGTTTCGGTATGGGTGGCGATGCCACGCTGGAACACCAGGGGACGATTTTTCTGATCGGTAAATCTATTGCGGCTGATCGTACCATTTCGGTACTGGCTCACCCAGAAGGCGATGCCAGTCACTATATTCCGGGCGGATATATTACGGCGCAAGTCGATGTGAAAACCCAGCCTTTGCCCGCTCTGCCCGAAACGGCGGTTATCGGTTTTGGTGGGAAATCATACGTCTATGTGCTTGATCGGAAGGATGCCAAAGCCGCTTTGTATCATTTCAGGCAAGTGGAAATTAAAACGGGGGTACGGGAAAACGGCTATATCGCCGTTACGCTGCCTGTCGATCTAGATCCGGCAAAAACACCCATCGTTATCAAAGGCGGCTATGGACTATTGGCTAAGCTGAATAACAGTGAAGAGGAATAG
- a CDS encoding heavy metal efflux pump, CzcA family (TIGRFAM: heavy metal efflux pump, CzcA family~PFAM: acriflavin resistance protein; outer membrane efflux protein~KEGG: ajs:Ajs_1849 CzcA family heavy metal efflux protein): MLNAIIQFSIRNKLIIGLFTFALVLWGGWSATQLPIDAVPDITNNQVQVITSSPSLAAEDIERLVTFPVEVSLSNIPDLVEIRSFSRFGLSIVTVVFSDATDVYWARQQIAERLQNVIGQIPPGVGTPVMAPVTTGLGEIFQYTVVPKKGYESKYSLTELRTIQDWTIRRGLLGTPGVADVSGFGGLMKQYEIAVDPDRLRSMGITITEIFTALQQNNQNTGGAYIDKKPNAFFIRSDGLINSTDDIADIVIHLNDQGLPVRVRDVAQVTMGSAVRYGAVTRNGEGETVGAIVMMIKGENSSAVIKRVKTKIAEIQKTLPEGVQIVPFLDRTKMVNSAIGTVERNLLEGAAIVIFVLVLLLGNFRAGFVVASVIPLALLFAIAMMNLFGVSGNLMSLGAIDFGLIVDGAVIIVEATLHHIMLRNRDKTLTQSEMDEEVFLSAARIRSSAAFGEIIILIVYLPILALSGIEGKMFRPMALTVAFAILGAFILSITYVPMISALMLSKKIVHKETLSDRLMKRIYRVYEPALLTALKHRFLILAGAVSLLVVTVFLFGRMGGEFIPQLDEGDFAVDTRTLTGSSLSETVDATLKAERILLKQFPEVEQVVAKIGSGEIPTDPMAIEAADQMVILKPKDEWTSARTRDELATKMSEALSVIPGVTFGFQQPVQMRFNELMTGARQDVALKIYGDDLNQLAKQAENVGRIIRTIDGAQDLYVEQVGGLSQILIKLDRAQIAKFGLNVSDVNRVINTAFAGQSAGLVFEGEKRFDLVVRLAAEKRQSIEDIQNMYISVPTGGQIPLSQVASVTMEQAPNQIQRDNTHRRITLGFNVRGRDVESIVAELQQKVGQQIKFPPGYYITYGGQFQNLVDAKKRLTIAVPLALGLIFALLFFTFNSVRQSLLIFMAIPMAAIGGVFALLLRDMPFSISAGVGFIALFGVSVLNGIVLIAEFNRLRHEDGLTDMVEIIRQGTEVRLRPVIMTALVASFGFIPMAISNSAGAEVQKPLATVVIGGLLTATLLTLIVLPILYSLMEKKAVENEANAARKSATVATILLLTLLAMGGNVQAQGTQMQVVTLDQALQQAGTRNAQLQIAGLGVSQQQALRRTAYDAGRLSATAMLGQYNSRRFDNNLTVTQTIPNPTLMRRLATLNDETVASREVGVLVTRNDVQYQVKSAYYDLVYLQQKSRLFRQQDTLLTEFVQAANLRFKTGETGSLEKATAESQLADQRVRLAQNEASRIGVRTRLQTLLYSSAPVDVPEQALTKLPLLIPTDTASLNRNPLLRQLSQQIRVAQQARLVEQARLKPDFLVGLFSQTLIGNQLINGQELYFGPGYRFNGGQLGISVPLLGQAQKARINAARIGEQLAQTELQQQQFALSQQMTQAVRQFEQYRDALTYYEQNGLAQATLIQTNARRAFSSGDIGYVEFSLALQQALTIRSNYVDLLNDYNQSVLYINYVLGNP, from the coding sequence ATGTTAAACGCAATCATCCAATTCTCCATTCGCAACAAGCTGATTATCGGCCTTTTTACCTTCGCCTTAGTGCTCTGGGGCGGCTGGTCGGCCACGCAGTTGCCAATTGATGCCGTTCCTGACATCACCAATAATCAGGTACAGGTCATTACCAGTAGCCCGTCGCTGGCGGCCGAAGACATCGAGCGTCTCGTTACGTTTCCGGTTGAAGTAAGTTTGTCCAACATTCCGGATCTGGTCGAAATTCGCTCGTTTTCACGATTTGGCCTGTCTATCGTCACCGTTGTTTTCAGCGATGCGACCGATGTTTACTGGGCCCGGCAACAAATTGCCGAGCGGCTGCAAAACGTAATTGGCCAGATTCCGCCGGGGGTAGGCACGCCCGTTATGGCTCCTGTAACGACGGGGCTGGGCGAGATTTTCCAATACACGGTTGTTCCGAAGAAAGGTTACGAGTCGAAATACTCACTAACCGAACTGCGCACCATACAGGACTGGACCATCCGGCGTGGGTTATTAGGAACGCCCGGCGTGGCCGATGTCAGTGGATTCGGGGGGCTGATGAAGCAGTACGAAATTGCCGTTGACCCCGACCGGCTTCGTAGCATGGGCATCACCATCACCGAAATTTTTACCGCCCTTCAGCAAAATAATCAGAATACCGGGGGCGCTTACATCGACAAAAAACCAAATGCGTTCTTCATTCGCTCCGACGGCCTGATTAACTCCACAGATGACATTGCCGACATTGTAATCCACCTGAACGACCAGGGATTACCCGTTCGGGTGCGCGATGTGGCGCAGGTGACTATGGGTTCGGCGGTACGCTACGGGGCCGTAACCCGCAATGGTGAAGGCGAAACGGTGGGAGCCATCGTGATGATGATCAAAGGCGAGAACTCGTCAGCGGTTATCAAGCGGGTTAAGACAAAAATTGCCGAAATTCAGAAAACGCTTCCCGAAGGCGTTCAGATCGTACCGTTTCTGGACCGTACCAAAATGGTGAACAGCGCCATTGGTACCGTTGAACGAAACCTGCTGGAAGGAGCCGCCATCGTCATTTTTGTGCTGGTTCTGCTGCTGGGTAATTTCCGGGCGGGCTTTGTGGTGGCATCGGTCATTCCGTTAGCCCTGCTGTTTGCCATTGCCATGATGAACCTGTTTGGCGTGTCGGGTAACCTGATGAGCCTGGGGGCCATTGATTTCGGCCTTATCGTAGATGGAGCCGTCATTATCGTTGAGGCTACTCTCCATCACATCATGTTGCGTAACCGCGACAAAACGCTGACGCAGAGCGAAATGGATGAAGAGGTGTTTCTGTCGGCAGCCCGGATTCGTTCATCGGCGGCTTTTGGTGAAATCATTATTTTGATCGTTTACCTGCCTATTCTGGCTCTGTCGGGCATTGAGGGGAAGATGTTCCGGCCCATGGCCCTAACCGTAGCCTTCGCTATTCTGGGGGCATTTATTCTGTCGATCACCTACGTACCCATGATCTCGGCCCTGATGCTGAGCAAGAAGATCGTGCATAAAGAGACGCTGTCGGATCGGCTCATGAAACGGATTTACCGCGTTTACGAACCGGCCCTGCTAACTGCCCTGAAACATCGGTTCCTCATTCTGGCCGGTGCTGTCTCGTTGCTGGTGGTTACCGTGTTTCTGTTTGGCCGGATGGGCGGTGAGTTTATCCCGCAACTGGACGAGGGCGACTTTGCTGTCGATACCCGAACGCTGACGGGTAGCTCCCTTTCCGAAACCGTAGACGCCACGCTGAAAGCCGAACGGATTCTGCTCAAACAGTTTCCGGAAGTAGAGCAGGTGGTGGCCAAGATCGGGTCCGGCGAAATCCCGACCGACCCGATGGCAATCGAAGCCGCCGACCAGATGGTTATTCTTAAACCAAAAGACGAATGGACATCGGCCAGGACCCGCGATGAACTCGCCACCAAAATGTCGGAAGCATTATCCGTTATTCCCGGTGTAACCTTCGGGTTTCAGCAGCCGGTACAGATGCGATTCAATGAGTTGATGACCGGTGCGCGCCAGGATGTGGCCCTGAAAATTTACGGCGATGACCTGAATCAACTCGCCAAACAGGCCGAGAATGTAGGGCGTATCATCCGGACGATCGATGGGGCGCAGGATTTGTACGTCGAACAGGTGGGCGGTCTATCCCAGATACTTATCAAGCTCGACCGGGCGCAGATCGCCAAATTTGGTCTGAACGTGTCGGATGTGAACCGGGTTATCAACACCGCCTTTGCCGGTCAGTCGGCGGGGTTGGTTTTTGAAGGGGAGAAACGATTCGACCTGGTGGTTCGACTGGCTGCCGAGAAGCGGCAGAGCATTGAGGATATTCAGAATATGTACATTTCCGTACCTACGGGCGGGCAGATTCCGTTGAGCCAGGTGGCTTCGGTCACGATGGAGCAGGCCCCTAACCAGATTCAGCGCGATAACACCCATCGGCGTATTACGCTGGGTTTCAACGTACGGGGGCGCGATGTGGAAAGTATTGTGGCTGAACTACAGCAGAAAGTAGGGCAGCAAATCAAGTTTCCGCCGGGCTATTACATAACCTACGGCGGGCAGTTTCAGAATCTGGTCGATGCCAAGAAACGACTGACGATCGCTGTTCCCTTAGCACTAGGGCTGATTTTTGCCCTGCTCTTTTTTACGTTCAACTCCGTTCGGCAGAGCTTGCTCATTTTCATGGCCATCCCAATGGCGGCTATCGGCGGAGTTTTCGCCCTGTTGCTCCGCGACATGCCGTTCAGTATTTCGGCAGGGGTGGGGTTCATTGCGCTGTTTGGGGTATCGGTGCTAAACGGCATTGTACTGATTGCCGAGTTCAACCGACTCCGGCATGAGGATGGGTTGACAGACATGGTCGAAATTATTCGGCAGGGAACCGAAGTGCGGCTGCGCCCCGTCATCATGACCGCCCTGGTTGCGTCATTCGGCTTTATTCCGATGGCTATTTCCAATTCGGCAGGAGCAGAAGTGCAGAAACCACTAGCCACTGTTGTGATTGGGGGACTGCTCACCGCAACGCTGTTAACACTCATTGTATTACCCATACTCTATTCGCTTATGGAAAAGAAAGCTGTTGAAAACGAAGCGAACGCGGCCCGAAAGTCGGCTACGGTGGCTACTATACTCCTGCTTACACTCCTGGCTATGGGTGGTAACGTACAGGCGCAGGGCACTCAAATGCAGGTTGTTACGCTGGACCAGGCCCTTCAGCAGGCGGGCACACGCAACGCCCAGCTACAGATTGCCGGGCTGGGGGTTAGTCAGCAGCAAGCACTCCGGCGAACGGCCTATGATGCCGGGCGACTGTCGGCTACGGCCATGCTGGGTCAGTACAACAGCCGCCGGTTCGACAACAACCTGACCGTTACGCAAACGATCCCCAATCCAACGCTCATGCGCCGACTAGCAACGCTGAACGATGAGACCGTCGCCAGTCGGGAGGTTGGCGTGTTGGTAACCCGGAATGACGTTCAGTATCAGGTGAAGTCGGCCTATTATGACCTGGTGTATTTGCAGCAGAAAAGTCGACTGTTCCGGCAGCAGGATACGTTGCTGACCGAGTTTGTTCAGGCCGCTAATCTGCGGTTCAAAACGGGGGAGACGGGTAGCCTGGAAAAGGCAACCGCCGAAAGCCAACTGGCCGACCAGCGCGTAAGGCTGGCTCAGAATGAAGCCAGTCGGATTGGCGTACGGACGCGCTTGCAAACGCTACTCTACAGTTCCGCGCCCGTCGATGTGCCCGAACAGGCGTTAACCAAACTGCCTTTGCTCATTCCCACCGACACGGCTAGTCTGAACCGGAATCCGCTGCTTCGACAGTTGAGCCAGCAGATTCGCGTGGCCCAGCAAGCCCGACTTGTGGAGCAAGCCCGGCTCAAGCCTGATTTTCTGGTGGGGCTATTTTCACAGACCCTCATTGGTAATCAGTTGATTAACGGGCAGGAGTTGTATTTTGGACCGGGTTACCGCTTCAACGGCGGGCAGCTCGGCATTTCGGTGCCGCTGCTGGGGCAAGCACAAAAAGCCCGGATCAATGCCGCCCGCATTGGTGAGCAACTGGCGCAGACGGAGTTGCAGCAGCAGCAGTTTGCGCTGAGTCAGCAGATGACGCAGGCCGTGCGGCAGTTTGAGCAATACCGCGACGCACTAACCTATTATGAGCAGAATGGACTGGCACAGGCAACCCTCATTCAAACCAATGCCCGGCGAGCCTTTAGCAGTGGCGACATTGGCTATGTCGAATTCTCGCTGGCACTTCAGCAGGCCCTAACCATCCGTTCCAATTATGTCGACCTGCTTAACGACTATAACCAATCGGTTCTTTACATCAATTATGTACTGGGTAATCCCTAG
- a CDS encoding Glyoxalase/bleomycin resistance protein/dioxygenase (PFAM: Glyoxalase/bleomycin resistance protein/dioxygenase~KEGG: rhi:NGR_c36290 putative glyoxalase/bleomycin resistance protein/dioxygenase), with protein sequence MIQFKRLDHVLLCIPEGATASAREFYSNVLGLTEIPGNHPAGAIWFQVADIQLHLREESGSSYSKRHPAFEVANLDEAREALAAQGIDIEYSSEIDGRQRFFFRDPFDNRIELLQFSA encoded by the coding sequence ATGATACAATTCAAACGTCTGGACCATGTCCTACTCTGCATTCCAGAAGGAGCAACGGCCAGCGCCCGGGAGTTTTATAGTAACGTTTTAGGTCTTACCGAAATACCGGGCAACCATCCGGCCGGAGCAATCTGGTTTCAAGTTGCTGATATTCAGCTACACCTTCGGGAGGAATCTGGCAGCAGTTATTCCAAACGGCACCCGGCCTTTGAAGTCGCTAATCTGGACGAAGCCCGGGAAGCACTGGCCGCTCAGGGCATTGATATCGAATACTCGTCCGAGATAGACGGTCGTCAGCGGTTCTTCTTCCGCGATCCGTTCGACAATCGGATTGAGTTGCTTCAGTTTTCAGCGTAG
- a CDS encoding aldo/keto reductase (PFAM: aldo/keto reductase~KEGG: bgl:bglu_2g10820 putative oxidoreductase, MocA), with the protein MDYRQLGASGLHVPVLSFGTATFGGGNDFFKAWGSTQTDEAARLVNLCLDAGVNLFDTADVYSDGLSEEILGKALQGLRDKVLISTKATFTFGEGPNNQGSSRFHLIRQCESSLKRLKTDYIDIYHMHGFDGVTPVEETLRTLDDLVQSGKVRYIACSNFSGWHLMKSLAVSEKQGWNRYVGHQVYYSLVNREYEWELMPLGIDQKVGGIIWSPLAAGRLGGKYRRNQPIPPDSRVAQGGSPVPAFVIPDELFYNIIDVLDELAEETGKTVAQISLNWLLQRPTVSTLVIGARNEEQLKQNLGAVGWSLTTEQVKRLDAASEVPTIYPYWHQRQNLTLNPLPKFY; encoded by the coding sequence ATGGATTATCGGCAATTAGGTGCATCGGGATTACATGTTCCGGTGCTGAGTTTTGGCACCGCCACCTTCGGTGGTGGGAATGATTTTTTTAAAGCCTGGGGAAGTACGCAGACCGACGAAGCGGCCCGTTTAGTTAATCTTTGCCTGGATGCTGGAGTCAACCTGTTCGATACCGCCGATGTTTATTCGGACGGGCTATCGGAAGAGATTCTGGGTAAAGCTTTGCAGGGATTGCGGGACAAAGTACTGATTTCGACCAAAGCTACCTTTACCTTTGGCGAAGGGCCTAACAACCAGGGCTCATCGCGTTTTCACCTGATACGGCAGTGCGAAAGCAGTCTCAAACGGCTGAAAACCGATTACATCGACATCTATCACATGCACGGGTTTGATGGCGTAACGCCAGTCGAAGAAACCTTACGCACCCTCGATGATCTGGTTCAGAGCGGTAAAGTACGGTACATTGCCTGCTCTAATTTTTCGGGCTGGCATTTGATGAAATCGCTGGCCGTTTCCGAAAAACAGGGTTGGAATCGCTATGTCGGGCATCAGGTTTATTATTCGCTGGTGAACCGGGAGTATGAGTGGGAACTGATGCCGCTGGGTATCGACCAGAAAGTGGGCGGCATTATCTGGAGTCCGCTGGCAGCTGGCCGACTGGGTGGCAAATATCGCCGAAACCAGCCCATTCCGCCCGATAGCCGCGTGGCGCAGGGAGGAAGTCCCGTACCCGCCTTTGTCATTCCCGACGAATTATTTTACAACATCATTGATGTGCTGGACGAGCTGGCTGAAGAAACCGGCAAAACGGTGGCTCAGATTTCCCTCAACTGGCTGTTGCAGCGCCCAACCGTTTCGACCCTTGTGATCGGCGCACGGAACGAGGAGCAGCTGAAACAAAACCTCGGGGCCGTTGGCTGGAGCCTCACCACTGAGCAGGTAAAACGACTGGATGCAGCCAGTGAAGTGCCAACTATCTATCCCTATTGGCATCAGCGGCAAAACCTGACACTGAACCCCCTGCCGAAGTTTTATTAA